One Falco biarmicus isolate bFalBia1 chromosome 9, bFalBia1.pri, whole genome shotgun sequence genomic region harbors:
- the RPL35 gene encoding 60S ribosomal protein L35 — protein MAKIKARDLRGKKKEELLKQLDDLKVELSQLRVAKVTGGAASKLSKIRVVRKSIARVLTVINQTQKENLRKFYKGKKYKPLDLRPKKTRAMRRRLNKHEENLKTKKQQRKERLYPMRKYAIKA, from the exons aTG GCCAAGATCAAGGCCCGAGACCTGcgggggaagaaaaaggaggagctgctgaagcagctggaCGATCTGAAGGTGGAGCTGTCGCAGCTTCGCGTGGCCAAGGTGACCGGTGGGGCCGCCTCCAAGCTCTCCAAGAT ACGTGTGGTTCGTAAATCCATTGCCAGAGTCTTAACTGTTATCAATCAGACCCAGAAGGAGAACTTGAGGAAGTTTTACAAG GGCAAAAAGTATAAGCCTCTTGATCTGCGGCCGAAGAAGACTCGTGCCATGCGACGCAGATTAAATAAGCatgaagaaaatctgaagaCCAAAAAACAGCAGCGAAAAGAACGTTTGTACCCTATGCGAAAATATGCCATCAAGGCATAA